TCAGATAAGGAAGATGATGCTCCTAAGGAGAAAactgctgctgctgctaAGATCCTTGATTTGAAAGAAGAGGAATTAGAAAAAGCTAGAAAAACTATTTTCATTGGTAATGTTCCAAATACTGTCATtggtaataaaaatatttataaggaattcaagaaattattTAGTACAAATCCAAAGAAGGATGAAGAGGctaaagaagaagaagaaaagacaGATGAGAAAAAAGTcaacaaatttgaaattgaaagtATAAGATTCAGATCTATCTCATTCGAAGAAATGCTGCCAAGGAAAATTGCTTATgttaaacaaaaattacatAAAACCAGAGATTCTGTCAACGCATATATCATCTATAAGAACAAGAAAGTTATAAAAACCATCACCAAGAATTTAAACGGTTACATATTTCACGATCACCATTTAAGAGTTGATTCCGTTTCCCACCCAACTGCAcatgataataaaagatcTCTATTTGTAGGAAATCTAGATTTCGAAGAAGCTGAAGAAACTTTGTGGAGACATTTTGCTAAGGCAGGTGAAATTGAATACGTACGTGTCGTTAGAGACTCCAAGACAAATGTGGGTAAAGGTTTTGCATATGTTcaatttaaagatttcCAAAGTGTCAACAAAGCATTATTACTAGATGGCAAGCCaatgataaataaaaataaaccaGATAAGAAGGCAAGAAAATTACGTATCACAAGATGTAAAAACATGCATAAGGTTGCAGCTAGTGCCATTAATGGTAAAATTactaaaaaattaaatgaaaatcaAAAGACTAAGTTCGGCAGagcaaagaaaattttagGTAAAGCTGATAGAGCCACTGTAGGTACAGAATTAACTATTGAAGGTGCCAGAGCCACTAAAGGTCAAGGTGTATCTttaagaagaaagaaacaaaGGTCCGTTTCAGGTAGAGTCACGAAACGTTCTCAAGCATTTAAAAAGGCACAATCTGAAGAAGATGCCCACCCTAAAGCAAGTAAGAAAATAGagaattaaaaacaaaGCATTATCGCCAACTTTCAGTAGTTTCCCTCTTTCCAGCGCTCTTAATAGCCGCAATTTaattacatatatacatagtATTAGTAacattaattatattagaCCTATATTACAAATAGAAAACTTAAAATACttataaattgaattttaaaacaatgaTGGCATGGGGTGTATTACTTTAGAACCTGGTATCATTGCAATCCTACTACCTTATAAGTAGGTTTTCAGTCTTCgtatttgaaaaatcttgattattattagcaTTAGTAAAGTCATTCATTAGGAACTTgaaaattaaacaaatataaaaaacgttcagatatttcaatattaatttttaggtaaatgaaaaatagTCAACTATTTGGGATCTACTCTTAACTTTTAATgagaatattattagacAAATATAACAAGTCAATTTACactttcattaataaatcaatcgTAATGAGGAACACACGCAAACGTTTGAGAAGTGATTATGATCTAGTTTCACCGATCAAGGATGAACCTAAAATTAAATCGAAATACtttaaaaaagaagaagatgggTTGATAGTTACACTAGATAATGACAAAATAGAGGTTCCATATGAGGATAAAGTCGATATTGAGTGGGTTAAAACTTTGAAGAATGGGGAATATTTCAAGTATTTAGATGACAAAACTGGAGAAAAACCTCATCAATGGAGGCAACCCTTAGATCTTTCTATTTTTAAGAATACTCCAAAGCATCTGCTGCctgataattttatttcaacGTATTCGAAGATCCGGCTAATCAGATCTATGATTAGAACTCCAGTCGATACAATGGGATGTGCCACATTGCCACTGACTGTCGGTGTTAAAGTTGGTATTAAAAAGTCTCAAATCATTCCTAAAAATTATAGATTACAAACTTTACTTGGTGTCATGTTATCTGCTCAGACTAAAGATGAAGTCACAGCACAAGCAATACATAACATTATGGAATATTGCATAGACGAGTTGAAATCGGAGGAGGGTTTGAATTTGGATTCATTATTGGaaatagataataaaactttGGATGATATGATTTATTCTGTTGGGTTCCATAATAGAAAAACTAAGtttataaaagaaactGCTAAATTACTTAAAGAAAAGTATAATTCTGATATACCTTCTAATataaaagatttattagCTCTACCTGGTGTGGGACCTAAAATGGGATATTTAGTAATGCAAAAAGCATGGGGCAAAATTGATGGTATTTGTGTGGATGTTCATGTACATAGATTTgctaaattattcaaatgGGTAGATCCTAAAAAGTGTACAACTCCAGAACATACAAGAAAAGCACTGGAAAAATGGTTACCTCATGAGCTTTGGTATGAGATAAATTCCGTTTTAGTGGGATTTGGACAAGTAATATCAGAACCAAGTTTTAAGAGATTCAGATTGAATAGTAACAAAATGATTAATTCTAAGATCAgcaaaaatgaagaagatacTCAAATAACAGGGCTAGAAGATTGGAGCTTAGAATTCACAAAAAGTAGAGGTGATTGTTCAGAATGGTTGAATtatgttaataatataaatatcaaagaaaatattatcaaaaacGAAGATGGcttggaaaatattttgaagacAGAGTATGCTACCTCCATTGTAGAGAAAAACGATGTATTTCAACTTAAGAGTGAATCTGAAACTTATAAAATTGAGGAACCtattttgaagaaagaaactATTAAAGTCAAAATAGAAAACTAATTTTTCCCTAAATAATTTATGACCAATTGGTGCAAATcgtatttatatatgtatgcaTAGTTGGGTGTCTTTTCAGTTATCAATTATagattaaaatttaaataactagaattaaaaattatatgacATTAATAAAGTTATGCTTCGTAAaataaagtatatattactgaaaaattaaccATGAGTTTAATGAATGGATTGGATTATTGTAATATGCTTTGAGATTTCTCTAAACTTTGCGACGCAAAATACTTCACATCAATATCctcatcttcatttaaGTTCTTTAGTGCAGGAATTATTGTGTTCTTAATAGTATCTTGGTAAGTGTTTAGATCTTTGCTAAATGATTCCGCTACTGCAGCATATGACTTTGCAATAttaaatctaatatttGGTACTGAATCATTTGCTAAATGATTGATAAACGGTAAAATATCCTCTGCAGTAATTTTTTGAGACACAACAGGAATTAGTGTAGTTAAAGCAGATAGCAAAGTAAATCTATATACAAagttttctaataattgtgtatcaaattttaataatttagaaataatttcttcttgaCACCATTTATCCCCAAATATTTCTGTTAAAcgttttatattattaatagcAGCATTTCTGATCGAATATACGGTATCCCATAACCAAGAGAGGCATAATTCACGTAATTGTTTATCGAAAAATTCTTCGCCTAATTGTTCTGCTAAAATCGGTATGTATTTAATTATCGCAAGTCTAACCCTCCAATTCATATCGTTTGCTAATTCTGTAATGGCAGGTAGTAATGATTCTGATAATAGTTGAACACCTACGACATCATATACTGCTTTTAAATTACCAATTATATTAAGACGCACCTCTGGGAACTCATCCTTTAGCATATCTAACAATACTGgaattaaattatcagTGGTCTGTTGTCGGTCCAAAACATCTGCAATATTTGTAATAGTTAATGCTAAAGAGGCTCTAGTAGCTTCGTTATCATCCATGCTTAAGCTTCTAATAATTGGAAATATCTTTTCCAATACAACTGTTGGattgtttaataaactCACGAAACCAGGTAATTGTTTAGCAATTGCTTTCCTTATATCAGCCTCATTATCTTCGCATAGACCAATAAAAGGTTCAACTAaagaatttatatatgCTTCATCATTTGAGAATTGACTAGCaacttcttcaaatttatcGGCAATCATGTAACGAACTCTCCAAGATTCATCAGTTATTAACTTTTTAGTAGATTCTAATAGATCATTTGCATTAGAATAATCcttatttttgttaaaatattttaaaatcgAAATTAAACAATCAACTGCTAAAAATTTAACGGAATCTTGGTCATCATCCATAATCTTTTGAAACATTGTAGAAATGGATTTCCAATCTTCAGGTGTTGGCAAGGATTGATTTTGAGCAAACAAATCTATTATACTTGGTAAATTTTTGCTTGCAGACCTTCTAACCATTGGTGTTTCATCTTCTATTAATTGCAAATACATCGACAGCATATTCGATCTTATAGAATCGTCCTTTATTCTGACTAAAACGGATTTAAAAAGACCACATGCCGATACTTTGGCTGAAAACCAATCAGCAGTACTTAAATTTTGTATCAATGGAATAAAAGCATTAAATAGTTGCTCTTCGGATAGCTCCTGAGCAATATTGTTCAATGACATAACAGCCTTCTCTCTTACAACAGTATCTTCAGCAGAAGCTAATACCTCTAAAGGTTGAATAAGAATAGTCAAATGTTCAGGACCTCCAACATATTGTGTGAATTTCCCTAATTGGTCAGCTAAGATGGCAAAaacttcatcttcatcatccTGTGCAACTTCTAACAAAAATGGAATTAATTCATCTCTACATCTTTCGGGACCTAAAGCTTCGGCTACAGTGTCAATCCTCTGCATTGCTTCAACTCTATTGATAACATCGACATGTTTCAATTCATCCATTAAGAGTGCAAGTGGATAAATATCATCTTCTGGTGAAATCTCAGAACCCATTGTTTTCTAAATTAATAGCAATATACAATAACAAATTCCCACTGTTATATTTAAGGCTAATGTTAAAATCTATGATaattattatcttcaaacaaaataataaaaattaaaaagattCTTGTCacctttaaaaataaaattatcttaGTAACAGTATATAACAATATATCACGACGACTATTTCTTCTctacaatattattaattgtacTTGGAAACCTGTACTCTTGACGCTATCAATTATGAATATAGCACTATGTATAAAATTCAACTGACTATACTGAAAAGGTTATCTTGGGGTCCTTctttcatttaaataaatatataatttaactatttaaatttttttgaattctattttgttgttgtgtTTTCTCGTCGGATTAAGTTTactataaatttattttaaaagacTGATGAACCCGAGAATCCAATTGAATCATGTGACTCCTATTGCAGTAAATGTATTAATTTACATCAAAGGTGTCGTTAATTGTACTGTCAGACTTTGCATTATCTGGCACATCTAAAATATATGTGGGTGTATACATGTCATTAATGAAAGTGGTTATTGAGGAACTTTCTGTTGgtgtttttttttattttacgTTTGGGTTAGGTTGTTTTCGTATCTGTGGGTTCATTTATAACCATTCAGCACTTTGGGAAACTAGAAGTAAAAACAAATactgtttttttattaacaaatCTATAAACTATTCTTATCAAGTAAagtttataataaaacttcCAATATTCATGTAGGAATGAGTgatcatttatatttagggatttttatttattataataactCTTTGAGTTTTATAGAATGTATAAaatgtttattatttggGATGCATCTAGCGTGAATATATGGGACCCTTAAAAATGCTTCATATCAATCCCTCTAATTCTTATTATAGTTTCAACCATTTATCATTAACAATCTCATCAATGGTTGGACGCTTATTTGGATTCTTGGTTAATATCcttttaattaaatcaataCAATCTTGACTTGCATCGCTTgtgttattaatttttagTTCAGCTTCAAGAATCTCATCAATGTTATAGAAGGGATTCTCTTTAAACATtatagtatataataaaataccaATCGCCCAAATATCTTGTGGTTTACCAAGATACGGTTCACCACTTAGCACTTCTGGAGCAGCATAATCTATGGTACCAACAAAAACATCAAATGGACCACTGTTGACATAGGCTGCTGAACCAAAATCAATTAGCTTAACAAAACCTTTGGCATCAACAATAACATTTTCGTCCTTAACATCTCTATGAACTATATTAGAGTCATGCAAGTGCTTTATACCAAGCACAACTTGAATGAAAATCAATCTTGCCTCCGATTCGGTCATGTttgatttgaattcaattaaatcaaaCAAATCAATACACCCAGTTTCACCATGCAAGGGAGTTTcaatgtaataataatcatcatcttcaaaaaaatctaGAAGTTGCATGATATTTTCATGAGGACTTTTATTCAATGTTGTCATTATTTGGATTTCTGAAGGAATTGTACCCAACTGTCTATCTCTAACCCAGGTATCTACCAAAATTCTTTCTTTGAATATCATTTTGATAACAACAATATACCGTTTCTTTTTATGAAGGCATAAGTTAACTTTGCCATATGCACCTTCGCCCATCTTCTgtaaaataacaaaatcTGAAAACTTTTTCGTACGTTTTTGAGAACCAATTTGATTCTCTGGAACATGTAAAAATGTAGTCTTCAATTCAGATGGTGAATTCTTTAAAGAACTGATATTAGAATTAAGATCGGGGAAGGATCCACCGCTACTGATTTCTTTGGAAGGTACACGAGCAGACAATTGCAGAGATGAAGCTGATTTAGAACTGATGGGTGAGGTTGCCATGCTTTTAATTAGACCTTCATCAACAGTAAATCTACCTGAGTTGATAAATTGAGATTTATCTTTTACGTAGACATTTGCAAGTTCCAgtttatttcttaattcgctatcattaaaaatattttcattgtCATTAGTTTCAACATCTCCTTTTGAGTCTGTGtgtttcttattattagaCGTTTTCGGTGATAATACATTTGAGGAAGAACGTACCGATTCCGGCGTGCGTGGAACGTGTAAATTGAGGGAAGAATGTGATTGAGAACTGTTAGAATTGGGAGCAGTTCCTTGTGACGTAATAGTTTCTCCTGACATATGCTTATTATCAAGAGATAACTTAGAAAGCGCAGACAGATCTTTAATGTTTATTTTAAGGGTTGATTTTTTCGAAGAAGATGCCGAACTACTGTTACTGCTTATGAAAGCCAATTCGCTTTCGTTTAACATTTGTAGTTGCGAAGGATTAGAATTATAGTCTTCGAATACAACATCTCTTGAATGGGTTATCCAAACAAATGCAACAGATGGATCGACAACACGAAGTTGAAAATCTATCTTTATCGAACATCCATCTCTGTGAAGACCATCTATACCAACCGATGTGTAAAATGCATCCCGATCACCATCCATTTCAGCTTGGATTTTTCTAAAGAAATGCTCGGTTAGTACTAAACCTTTATTCCTGCAATTGGTAATATCCAAAGCTGAGTACTTCTGGGCTACGTATGAGATAATCTTCGAAAATAATGGAATAATTGTGTCAATATGCTCTCCAGCTAATTCACTAAAATGTAAACCAAACATGTTTTTGGCTATAGATCTGTTAAAAGTTATGAGTTGCAAAGTATGTGTATCGATGATGAAGAGACCAGCTTCATATGGCAAACTATGAACTTTTAACTTTAATTCTTTCTCTAACATGATTGCCGAAACAGCACATGGGATGTTATATGACAAATGGTTAATTGTGAAGTATCTTCTTCTATTTATATGATTTGCGACCCTTTCTTGAACAGAATATAGTTTATCTTccttttcaaatatttttcccTGCATAACATCTTTGATTAGTTTCGAAAGAGAAAGACTAATATCAGATACATCGTGCATTTCATTGGCAAATTTCACAGACTTTTTCTTCGTTGGAATTGGAGCAATATCAATGTtctcattttctttattagaagaaaaatcaTGATTTTCAAAGTCATTATCAGTATTTGTATGTGAAGGTAACAAAGCTAAagataattctttttccaTTGAAAGGCTACTCAATTTTAAGTCATCACCAGGgctttgtttttgtttgaATAAAGCATCATTGCTAACGATATCTTCTATCGAAAAATCATTCAAGTTAAGTTTTAAGTCCATGTAATCACATGGAACCTTCTCAAAAACACAGACtaataaattgttttttcttttcgCCCAAATTGATGCCCATATTAAGTTATTTTTTCCGGATCCTGACTTTTGACTACCACCCGGTTGAACAATAGCTACAATTTCACCTGTGAAAACGATATCTCTCCCTTCAGTTcctaatattttattgcaAACGAAATCTCTATTATCCGGATGAATCAAATCCAATAAAGATAATGCTTTGATGGCATTCCTAGATATACCAAATGATAAACATGATAAATCGTTAGCTGCCCTAAACTGCCACGGATATTGTTCAGAACATGTGAAAATCGCATGAGGTGCAGAGTTTTTAATCGAGGTGAATGTATGCAATAAACGGCCATAATCTTGTTGTGGTCTGAATTCAGTAAACGATTCGTTATCTTCGCTGGGAATCGCATttccattatttttatttccCAAAAATTCATTCATTTCTGTTTTCAATTCAGCCTCATCATCGATTGACCGTTCATCCGccaataattcaaaaaatggCTCGGCTAAACTATCCAATAACGTCTTTGTGACTGTAGTGGAGCCTGAATTTTTGACATCGCCAatgtttaatttattgatattcaaCAAGGACATGTTATGTAAAGCTGATGCTTTAGCAGACAAATTGTTTTCCAAGGTTTCATTCAATAAGTCTAATAATTGAACCAAATCGGATATACGCGATGTTACAATCTCTGCAGATTGACTCGCCgttgaattattataaaatatgttttctttttttgattcCACTCCCTTTCTGTGTTTTGTAGAGATAGAAATTGCAGTGAAGTTCAAATTATCTTCGTCAGATTCAGAGTTTATTTCACTTTCAGCACTTTCATCTccactattattattattataactAGTTTCATGTTCCGAAATGTTTGAAAGTTTATGCATTGTCATTTTATTAATCGAATGACTATttgatgtttttatttttccaTAGGCGCCATTAAGTGAACTACTGTGTCCACTAGGTAAATGCATTAAAGATGTTGCTCTTGGCATGGATGCAATGTTAGTGTCTGATACGGTTGGAGTATTCATGATCGTAGCAGTTGCACTTTTCGTAACAAATGCTTGCAATGTTGCTGAATGTGTTGTGTGcttatttaattgtaaaCTATCtcttctattatttttagcGTACACTCCATCTGCGCTGTCATAACTGGTATTATTATCTCTATTGTGTTGCGATGAATTGTAGCTTTCAAGATGACTTAAGAAATCTTTATCATGTTTAATGAATTGGCTTAAATGTCTTGAATGATTTGTCTCTGCATCGTCACCATTTGCGGAATTACTTCCAGAGGGATCCTTCAACATATCAGGGTTACCTATTAAAATTTCCAACGatcttttcaaaattttcagCCTGACAGCTAATGAATTTGGCGATAAGGGATTATATGAATACACATGGGTAGATTCATTAGGGAGATTCATCAGCTCCTGCATATCGATGTCCGTCGAGCAGGAGTTTAGAGAATGGAGTGAATTCGAACGTTCTTGTAAATTTGCTGCATTAGGAGGACTGAGATCTTCTATAACTTGTTTCTCTGAAACATTAAATTGTGACTGAGCTTGATTAGTAGGGTTTCCCTCATTTAGAATAGAATGTTTTTCTCTCAGAGTCTGAAAAGAATTCCTCGAAGTATCAGAACCACCTATGTAAGGCATTTGAtagaacaaaataaaacCAATCTAAAGCAAATATAAAGCTGTATCCAAAGAAGCAACTAGAATAAAGTAATGATGTGGTACTAAAAACGTATTAAAACTGGTATACCGAAGTCTTCAGGCACACTAGGAATTAATATAGTTTAGATTACCTTCAATAGATCGAGATCAGTGTTTTTTGATATCCCGTTGTAATGAGTGTCAAGACAATATATCACTAGCGTGTATATATTGGTACATAtacatagatatatatctaCATAAGCGTAGTTCATACAATTTAGTTTCATCTCTATATGTTGTTGctatatattatattttcagGTAGTTTGTTAAATTGCAAAGTCAAAAATTTAAGTTGCAGAACCGAAGAATGATGCTTGTGGGAAATACCCCATATTCCATAAGAAACGCACGCACAAAGCTCATTATTCCTTGAAAAATTAGGAGATGACCATCAATCAATTACACAAATGGACTAATCTCGGAGTGGAAGGGAGCAAAACAGAAACTGGAAAATTGGGAAGAACGGAACGGGGTTACCCGGCGAGAAAAGCTGCAATCGATGCCTGAAGCAGAAAACCGTCACGTGCTGTACACGTGAATACTTTAGTTGCTATTTTATCACGTGGTTGCACGTGACGGGTATTGTTCCCGTGACAGGAAAATGTTACTGGGTAGGGGGAGGGTGTGTGACACAAAATCAAAcataattttattcttaGTGACATAAATATCACtaagaataaaatacaaCAATCGTACATCAGACCATAGAGTTTACAACTCTCACAGGGCctgaatatataaactaaGGTCTTCTTTCCAAATAAAGGAATGTAACTCTCTTATAGTACTTCTACTGTTTAGACTTTTACTCAcaagaaaagaataaacGGTATTTGTCTTGGCATTGAGTACTCCCAGAAATACAAGTACTATTGACATCTAATTGAATACTATCTCTTTCGTTAGTCAGATAAAAAACACACAAGGAAAATGAGTTTGGGTGGATCATGCATTCTTTCTGCCATTGGTGGTATGGTTTACAAGTTCGATAGAAATCAGGTCTATGAACGTTTACCAGCGTCACAAgatattcatttaaaatattttaaattagaTAACTCGAACGATTCTAAAACTACGaaacaattgaatcaaACAACCGCTACCAATAAAGGGATCTATAACtctaaattcattaaattcaaaaatcaaGTTCCAGtcatattcattaattttttcaaagacTTTTTTGAATCAAGATCATTTATATTACCAATTAATGGgattaaagaattatttaataattttaaagtttATATGGTGCCAACTCTATTAACTtttatcatatattttttaatgtatTTACTGGTGTCTATGGCATATTTTGCCACTATCACACCAGTATATACAAGTTTACTGTTATTCTTAGGTCCACTAGGTTTAAtcatttcattaattcATACCGTTTTGCAAACAAATCAATTAACAATGATGTTCATGAGATTAAGCcatttccaaaattttgttgtgaaaaaatatattaatcaaAATGACTTGCAGGAGcttattaaaaataaaccCAAACCAATAAAATACTATATATCACCaagaacaaaatatttttgggTATATTATTTACCAAAAAAGTTAGTAAAATATGTTTTGGGTTTATTGGTATTCAATATGCTCTTTGCCATTAGCTTTGCACCAATTATTGGTCCATTCcttttccattttttaatagCACCTGTTATTACAAGAATTTATGTTTCGAAATTCTTTAGGTTAAGAGGGATAAGTAACGTAGAGAGAAATCAAAACTTCTATTTACATTTAGGAAGATATACAATTATTGGTTTATTTGCAGgattattagaaaatattccaattttatctggattttttttaacttcaAACACAATCGCCGTTACAATGTGGGgaattgatgaaatttcaaaattcgaataatcaataaaatttataaacaTACTAGCATTATTTACCAACAGTTATCATTAATTACTTAGCTTTTTCCAtttcaatttaaaaattatccCCACTATTagatattgatttaaaattcaaataaattaataatatatttcctttatttcttaaatgAGTGcacatataaatatatattaatatttacaaaactTAGTATAAAACAACACTATCAACGCAACCAAACCCAGCGGCAACACCACCTTCATTAGAAGAGTTAAATTTGGATCTTAATAACCAACCACTATActcattatataatatatcatcatcattgaACAACACACATCCAAATATACCTAATTCACTAATAATGCTTTCTCTAAAATATTCACCTCCACGAACTAAAACATTTTGAGTAGTTGGCTCAGGTTGAATCAATTCCATCAAAATATAAGCATTCcaatcatttttatctaatttttgtaaaaaaACTGGGATATCTTCTTTGTAGATATTATTACCACCTCCTTCCCTTTGTGGCTTTAAAACATAGTTGTTTGGAGATTCAAATGCAAGTTTTTGTCCTTGTTTCCCCAAATTAGAGTCATCTAAAGGATAAATTTTAACAAATGTAGAGTGCAAATCTTCAAGAGAGTCCTTGTCTTCGATGTAgtcttttaaaatatctttatcaGTTAAAAGTTGTTGAATTTTCTTAGTTCCTGACAATTGAGTCAATAAATCAGGTGCTTTAATGGCATAACTGTTTTCAAGATATAATCTAGTATCCCAGTCATCCTCACTAGCAAAATCAGATGGTGAATAACATGATCTAAAGTATATAACACCAATTTCTTCACCGGTAGCTTTCACAAACAATCTATTACTCTCTAAATCCATATAGGTAGAATTTTTAACTTCATCTAATATTAATCTTCTTGATTTAATGCCATAATTCGTTagtaaattatattctaatAGTCTTTGATCAAATGCATTTCTTTCCTTTTTCTGAACAATAAAGACAACAATTGGGTTTTCCTTTAGAGAGTCATAATGCTTAATTGCTGTAGCCAACCCTTCAGTTAACTTTTGTGATGAATCAGAAATTGGGATATTATCATAGAACTTTAATCCATTATTTAAGGAATATTTACCCGAATCATTTAGATATTCATGCAATTGACTGACCTTATAAGACAATCCACCAAATGATACAGAAACAGTGTTGAATTCAACTTGTTTAATTGCATTGCGttctttatcaattaaataatcaGATCTAAAGACACCTAATCTTAGCTTTTGCTTAATTCCTTTCCCCTCAGCTTTCAGATAGGTTTTCCACAACCTCCCTGTAAATTCAACATCAAATTTAGATAGCTTTTTAGATTCCTCACGTAACCAATTACTTTTATCTTGAGCTATCTTAGCATATAATTCGTTGTATGATTTTTGAACATTGACTGCATGTTCAAAACTTTCCCTTGGTAAAGGCGTTGGAAATACAGTAGTGGGAGCAGTTGATGCCccttcttctttaaaatttggtGGGTACATGACTAGTCCATTTGCTAAAGACCACTGATGCATTTCTGGAATAACATGGTTAACCAATTCCTCATCAGTTAATTTTGGAAAAGAAGGATATTTTCCTGACATTTTCTTAGATCgttcttcaattgatttaactTAAAAGTTAAATTGAATAAGTAATTAAAGTCCTGTTTGAACTGAGtcttataatataatatttaagtGTCATTTAAGACTCAATTGATTAACTTTAGATGCAGATAAACATATCAAACTGCTTTCCTTGTAATCGGTTATTAACCTTTTTTAGTTTCACCATCAGTTATTAGTAATATTTTGTAC
The Tetrapisispora phaffii CBS 4417 chromosome 8, complete genome DNA segment above includes these coding regions:
- the TPD3 gene encoding protein phosphatase 2A structural subunit TPD3 (similar to Saccharomyces cerevisiae TPD3 (YAL016W); ancestral locus Anc_7.88) — encoded protein: MGSEISPEDDIYPLALLMDELKHVDVINRVEAMQRIDTVAEALGPERCRDELIPFLLEVAQDDEDEVFAILADQLGKFTQYVGGPEHLTILIQPLEVLASAEDTVVREKAVMSLNNIAQELSEEQLFNAFIPLIQNLSTADWFSAKVSACGLFKSVLVRIKDDSIRSNMLSMYLQLIEDETPMVRRSASKNLPSIIDLFAQNQSLPTPEDWKSISTMFQKIMDDDQDSVKFLAVDCLISILKYFNKNKDYSNANDLLESTKKLITDESWRVRYMIADKFEEVASQFSNDEAYINSLVEPFIGLCEDNEADIRKAIAKQLPGFVSLLNNPTVVLEKIFPIIRSLSMDDNEATRASLALTITNIADVLDRQQTTDNLIPVLLDMLKDEFPEVRLNIIGNLKAVYDVVGVQLLSESLLPAITELANDMNWRVRLAIIKYIPILAEQLGEEFFDKQLRELCLSWLWDTVYSIRNAAINNIKRLTEIFGDKWCQEEIISKLLKFDTQLLENFVYRFTLLSALTTLIPVVSQKITAEDILPFINHLANDSVPNIRFNIAKSYAAVAESFSKDLNTYQDTIKNTIIPALKNLNEDEDIDVKYFASQSLEKSQSILQ
- the NOP12 gene encoding rRNA-processing protein NOP12 (similar to Saccharomyces cerevisiae NOP12 (YOL041C); ancestral locus Anc_7.93) — translated: MSSINKLFGAVDSARVESSVDKLFSSSTGPIDETLPKLKARTVLPSNKRTKSNKSDKTKDEEDEEEENKEDESKAEPLKKKQKKVANSEDDDDLESKYYAKLIKEDDTEDKRNKSDLSDKEDDAPKEKTAAAAKILDLKEEELEKARKTIFIGNVPNTVIGNKNIYKEFKKLFSTNPKKDEEAKEEEEKTDEKKVNKFEIESIRFRSISFEEMLPRKIAYVKQKLHKTRDSVNAYIIYKNKKVIKTITKNLNGYIFHDHHLRVDSVSHPTAHDNKRSLFVGNLDFEEAEETLWRHFAKAGEIEYVRVVRDSKTNVGKGFAYVQFKDFQSVNKALLLDGKPMINKNKPDKKARKLRITRCKNMHKVAASAINGKITKKLNENQKTKFGRAKKILGKADRATVGTELTIEGARATKGQGVSLRRKKQRSVSGRVTKRSQAFKKAQSEEDAHPKASKKIEN
- the TPHA0H02610 gene encoding bifunctional N-glycosylase/AP lyase NTG1 (similar to Saccharomyces cerevisiae NTG1 (YAL015C) and NTG2 (YOL043C); ancestral locus Anc_7.89) — translated: MRILLDKYNKSIYTFINKSIVMRNTRKRLRSDYDLVSPIKDEPKIKSKYFKKEEDGLIVTLDNDKIEVPYEDKVDIEWVKTLKNGEYFKYLDDKTGEKPHQWRQPLDLSIFKNTPKHLLPDNFISTYSKIRLIRSMIRTPVDTMGCATLPLTVGVKVGIKKSQIIPKNYRLQTLLGVMLSAQTKDEVTAQAIHNIMEYCIDELKSEEGLNLDSLLEIDNKTLDDMIYSVGFHNRKTKFIKETAKLLKEKYNSDIPSNIKDLLALPGVGPKMGYLVMQKAWGKIDGICVDVHVHRFAKLFKWVDPKKCTTPEHTRKALEKWLPHELWYEINSVLVGFGQVISEPSFKRFRLNSNKMINSKISKNEEDTQITGLEDWSLEFTKSRGDCSEWLNYVNNINIKENIIKNEDGLENILKTEYATSIVEKNDVFQLKSESETYKIEEPILKKETIKVKIEN